The Acidimicrobiia bacterium genome contains a region encoding:
- a CDS encoding ribbon-helix-helix domain-containing protein, giving the protein MSIPVTARLDPEVVEALDRAVKAGIATTRGAIISAAVREWLSNHGEDAITASYRRRYAEPDRDDDQLVARLASFSVAACLAASER; this is encoded by the coding sequence ATGAGCATCCCTGTTACCGCTCGATTGGATCCTGAGGTCGTGGAAGCGCTCGACCGAGCCGTCAAGGCCGGGATCGCGACAACCCGCGGCGCCATCATCTCGGCCGCGGTGCGCGAGTGGCTCAGCAACCACGGCGAGGACGCCATCACCGCTTCGTACCGGCGCCGGTACGCCGAACCCGACCGCGACGACGACCAACTGGTCGCTCGCCTCGCATCGTTCTCGGTCGCCGCGTGCCTCGCCGCCAGCGAGCGCTGA
- a CDS encoding SRPBCC family protein, protein MTASSVTHATFVIEHTYDAPPERVYAAFADPVIKARWFAGPEEWGPDEGEMDFRVGGRETSRGGPPGGPVSFFDSRYQDIVPNQRLIFAYDMFLDDRLLSVSLATVEFVPSGTGTRLTFTEQGAFLDGQDSVDSREEGTRGLLDQLGAELERQLAVG, encoded by the coding sequence ATGACCGCATCGTCCGTCACCCATGCCACGTTCGTCATCGAGCACACGTACGACGCGCCGCCCGAGCGGGTGTACGCGGCGTTCGCCGACCCGGTGATCAAGGCGCGCTGGTTCGCCGGCCCCGAAGAGTGGGGACCGGACGAGGGCGAGATGGACTTCCGCGTCGGTGGCCGCGAGACCAGCCGTGGCGGTCCTCCGGGCGGCCCGGTGAGTTTCTTCGACTCCCGCTACCAGGACATCGTGCCGAACCAGCGGCTCATCTTCGCCTACGACATGTTCCTCGACGACCGGTTGCTCTCGGTCTCGCTGGCGACGGTGGAATTCGTGCCCTCGGGGACCGGTACCCGCTTGACGTTCACGGAGCAGGGTGCGTTCCTCGACGGCCAGGACTCGGTCGACTCGCGCGAGGAGGGAACGCGCGGTCTGCTCGACCAGCTCGGTGCCGAACTCGAGCGACAGCTCGCGGTCGGCTGA
- a CDS encoding type II toxin-antitoxin system PemK/MazF family toxin, whose amino-acid sequence MPRRQRALIARGDIWDAAIPGVGAHPVVVATRDTAIPMLSTLVCALVTSPFHGHVAEVDVGRNEGLDHDSAVNCDNLFTLPKNVLVHRRGRLGPAKLTQLDRALIIALDLD is encoded by the coding sequence GTGCCTCGCCGCCAGCGAGCGCTGATCGCCCGCGGCGACATCTGGGACGCGGCGATCCCGGGTGTCGGCGCACATCCAGTCGTCGTCGCGACGCGTGATACCGCGATCCCCATGCTCAGCACCCTTGTGTGCGCTCTCGTGACCAGCCCGTTCCACGGTCATGTCGCCGAAGTGGACGTCGGCCGCAACGAGGGCTTGGACCACGACTCCGCGGTGAACTGCGACAACCTGTTCACCCTGCCGAAGAACGTTCTGGTTCACCGACGCGGCCGCCTCGGCCCCGCGAAGCTGACCCAGCTCGACCGGGCACTCATCATCGCCCTCGACCTCGACTGA
- a CDS encoding SDR family oxidoreductase encodes MDDLRGRVAVITGGGSGIGRATALAFAREGTIPVIADIDAERAQTVEHEARELGVEAAGVQCDVTSDGDFARLRNVTLERFGRVDIVMNNVSIIPIGRPESLPMNAWRRSIDVNLLSVVRSLQVFLPILLEQGSGHLVNTASTAGLFAYAFERLPYTATKSAVVGVSEALALYLRPKGIGVTCVCPGPVATNIAEQITFHDNVPINSPLDLEVMDPALVGAMVVDAVRANTFLVLTHGEKVRDVLIRRAQDPEGFLAAQISALGDTAAS; translated from the coding sequence ATGGACGACCTTCGTGGACGTGTCGCCGTGATCACGGGGGGAGGGAGTGGGATCGGTCGCGCGACGGCGCTGGCATTCGCGCGCGAGGGCACGATCCCGGTGATCGCGGACATCGACGCCGAACGGGCGCAGACCGTCGAGCACGAAGCCCGCGAGCTCGGTGTCGAAGCGGCGGGTGTGCAATGCGACGTCACGAGCGACGGCGACTTCGCCAGGTTGCGCAACGTCACGCTCGAGCGATTCGGCCGCGTCGACATCGTGATGAACAACGTGAGCATCATCCCGATCGGGCGGCCCGAGAGCCTGCCCATGAACGCGTGGCGCCGCAGCATCGATGTGAACCTCTTGTCGGTCGTGCGCAGCCTCCAGGTGTTCTTGCCGATCCTGCTCGAACAGGGCAGCGGCCATCTCGTGAACACCGCGTCCACCGCGGGGCTCTTCGCGTACGCGTTCGAGCGGCTGCCGTACACGGCGACGAAGTCGGCGGTGGTCGGTGTGTCGGAGGCGCTTGCCCTCTACCTCCGTCCCAAGGGGATCGGCGTCACCTGCGTGTGCCCCGGCCCGGTGGCCACGAACATCGCCGAGCAGATCACGTTCCACGACAACGTCCCGATCAACAGCCCGCTCGATCTGGAGGTCATGGATCCGGCGTTGGTGGGGGCGATGGTCGTCGACGCCGTACGCGCGAACACGTTCCTCGTGCTCACTCACGGCGAGAAGGTGCGCGACGTCCTCATCCGGCGCGCGCAAGATCCGGAAGGCTTCCTCGCCGCGCAGATCTCGGCGCTCGGCGACACGGCTGCGTCATGA
- a CDS encoding alpha/beta hydrolase domain-containing protein: MDGSGITAVEVAGVDGIGVFADVRYERVWGTVRGVIASHEDVVGLDRLPSPYEYESEFEVLRPVDRGQRSAVLVDAENRGGPSMLGLVTGVPLRGSPPSAVTYPVGMGDGCLFDTGLAYARVQWQTDHCASVPADAQGIGLVIVRDFGRYLADDFDQRVLAGASQSAWFVNTLIAEGFNVDPVDGTGVYGGALAYLSAGNWLALNRLADDGAPQYPYVRPERAPLTAAEILSRPESDPFFVDITSYTEYYRLRGSVFASASLPAPARHYDFPAPHAPAMPILASAAFELMGCNGGVEIPLNPIQSGAYARALLVGLVADPDALPPSSWFELGPAPEPSEYFNALPGVMLQVPRVDADAQPIGGVRFPDVELPLGRAEPVALPPCGASSITDACGNFGGWQPFSASELARRYGSVDAYAERYAKLADSLLADGFLLPRDRDIMIESARRHFTSAT; encoded by the coding sequence GTGGACGGGTCCGGGATCACCGCGGTCGAGGTTGCCGGGGTCGACGGCATCGGCGTGTTTGCGGACGTCCGCTACGAGCGCGTGTGGGGAACGGTGCGCGGGGTGATCGCCTCCCACGAGGACGTGGTCGGGCTCGACCGGCTTCCGAGCCCGTACGAATACGAGTCCGAGTTCGAAGTGCTGCGGCCGGTCGATCGTGGGCAGCGGTCCGCAGTGCTCGTCGACGCCGAGAACCGCGGCGGACCCTCGATGCTCGGTCTCGTGACGGGCGTGCCGTTGCGCGGGAGTCCGCCATCCGCGGTGACATACCCGGTGGGGATGGGCGACGGATGTCTGTTCGACACCGGCCTTGCGTACGCGCGGGTCCAATGGCAGACCGATCACTGCGCGAGCGTGCCCGCGGACGCGCAGGGGATCGGCCTGGTGATCGTGCGCGACTTCGGGCGGTATCTCGCCGACGATTTCGACCAGCGCGTGCTCGCGGGCGCGAGCCAATCGGCATGGTTCGTGAACACGCTGATCGCAGAGGGATTCAATGTCGACCCGGTCGACGGCACCGGGGTCTATGGGGGCGCACTCGCGTATCTGTCAGCCGGCAACTGGCTCGCGCTCAACCGCCTCGCCGACGACGGCGCGCCGCAGTATCCCTACGTTCGTCCCGAACGAGCACCACTCACCGCCGCGGAGATCCTGTCGCGTCCCGAGTCCGACCCGTTCTTCGTCGACATCACCAGCTACACCGAGTACTACCGGCTCCGGGGGAGTGTGTTCGCGTCGGCGTCGCTCCCGGCTCCGGCCCGCCACTACGACTTCCCGGCGCCGCACGCGCCGGCGATGCCCATTCTCGCGTCGGCCGCGTTCGAATTGATGGGGTGCAACGGCGGCGTGGAGATCCCGCTCAATCCGATCCAGTCGGGCGCGTACGCGCGGGCCCTGCTCGTCGGCCTCGTCGCCGATCCCGACGCGCTCCCGCCCTCGAGCTGGTTCGAGCTCGGGCCGGCGCCCGAGCCGTCGGAGTACTTCAACGCGTTGCCCGGAGTGATGCTGCAGGTCCCGCGCGTCGACGCCGACGCACAACCGATCGGTGGCGTGCGCTTCCCCGACGTCGAGTTACCGCTCGGGCGCGCCGAACCGGTGGCGCTGCCGCCCTGCGGCGCGTCGTCGATCACGGACGCCTGCGGCAACTTCGGCGGCTGGCAGCCGTTCAGTGCCAGCGAGCTCGCGCGTCGCTACGGATCCGTCGACGCGTATGCGGAGCGCTACGCCAAGCTCGCCGACAGCCTGCTCGCCGACGGCTTTCTCCTGCCCCGCGACCGCGACATCATGATCGAGTCCGCCCGCCGCCACTTCACGAGTGCAACGTGA
- a CDS encoding TIGR03619 family F420-dependent LLM class oxidoreductase — protein sequence MKVGIHLPQYGRVSSADAIRRAAVHAEELGFSDVWVSDHVAIPAAQDYPSPFLYDPLVTLAWAAAATARIGLGTSVLVVPQHPPLWLANALASLDRLSDGRLTIGVGVGWSEAEFVALGQDFRTRGPRTDEIIDLLRACWRDDPTSFDGAYYQLDEMRVLPKPAHEIPIWVGGSSEPAYRRAVSKGDGFQAIGLQPDTARPVVERIRRDRPDLSFTISLRTGWDPQGMEPDDIRRECEEFETAGIQYVVSAPWRSDLDDWLRSMELLAGITGLGA from the coding sequence ATGAAGGTCGGCATCCACCTTCCGCAGTACGGGCGCGTGTCGAGTGCCGACGCGATCCGCCGCGCCGCGGTGCACGCGGAAGAGCTCGGCTTCAGCGACGTGTGGGTCAGCGACCACGTTGCCATTCCCGCCGCTCAGGACTACCCGTCGCCGTTCCTCTACGACCCGCTCGTCACGCTCGCGTGGGCGGCCGCGGCCACGGCGCGCATCGGCCTCGGCACGAGCGTGCTCGTGGTACCGCAGCACCCGCCGCTGTGGCTCGCGAACGCGCTCGCCAGTCTCGACCGATTGAGCGACGGCCGGCTCACCATCGGTGTCGGCGTGGGATGGTCGGAAGCCGAGTTCGTCGCGCTCGGTCAGGATTTCCGCACGCGAGGGCCGCGTACCGACGAGATCATCGACCTTCTCCGCGCGTGCTGGCGTGACGACCCCACGAGCTTCGACGGCGCGTACTACCAGCTCGACGAGATGCGCGTGCTGCCGAAGCCCGCCCACGAGATTCCGATCTGGGTGGGCGGGTCGAGCGAGCCCGCGTATCGGCGCGCCGTCTCGAAGGGTGACGGCTTCCAGGCGATCGGGCTGCAGCCCGACACCGCGCGGCCCGTCGTCGAGCGCATTCGGCGCGACCGGCCGGATCTCTCGTTCACGATCTCGTTGCGCACCGGCTGGGACCCGCAAGGCATGGAGCCCGACGACATACGCCGAGAGTGCGAGGAGTTCGAGACCGCAGGGATCCAGTACGTGGTGTCGGCCCCGTGGCGCTCCGACCTCGACGACTGGCTCCGCTCGATGGAGCTCCTCGCCGGGATCACGGGCCTCGGGGCTTGA
- a CDS encoding GNAT family N-acetyltransferase, which yields MASLQIRRYEPRDFQRVLELHVLGLRQTGTDLGPGSWDADVASHEALAANYLDVRGDFVVGELEGVIVAMGALRPFDDTRVEMKRVRVHPDHQRLGFGDAIVERLEQAARELGYDAVHLDTTTQQEPAIAMYLKRGYHEVGRAALRRFDLVLMEKPLVPGPPPAILAQRVATAFALGGVHGIEPVVGGLLNRMWKLDTDTGSFAVKQLVDRPWVADWSARQARCFDFELAAHAAGIPMPPPVANPATGDAMAWLAAIGEPPLPVVVHEWLRGEPLPLAAVSANVAHQVGAALARIHGLGIEVMSAERAALTSAPMPTRDEWSELARRGEASGESWAADLADAVDALAAIGIRVEELSEVPGRVVIGHRDANQKNLVMVDGTVHLVDWENAGATTVEWELGSTAIDLTGGSPSAVRAFFDGYRSVDPEPLPPVGDHWLVPWLSSYMHFAAFNARRCLGDYGDKPTNLDIPRRVMQDALADLPYRLHRVPELVGALRAAVS from the coding sequence ATGGCGTCGCTCCAGATCCGTCGCTACGAGCCGCGTGACTTCCAGCGCGTTCTCGAGCTGCACGTGCTCGGCCTGCGCCAGACCGGCACCGACCTGGGCCCCGGTTCCTGGGATGCCGATGTCGCGTCGCACGAGGCACTCGCCGCGAACTATCTCGACGTGCGCGGGGATTTTGTGGTTGGCGAGCTCGAAGGCGTGATCGTGGCGATGGGCGCGCTCCGTCCCTTCGACGACACCCGCGTCGAGATGAAGCGCGTACGCGTGCACCCCGACCACCAGCGCCTCGGGTTTGGTGACGCGATCGTCGAACGGCTCGAGCAAGCCGCGCGGGAGCTCGGGTACGACGCCGTCCACCTCGATACGACCACGCAGCAGGAACCGGCGATCGCGATGTACTTGAAGCGCGGCTATCACGAGGTCGGACGTGCCGCGCTCCGACGGTTCGATCTCGTGCTGATGGAGAAGCCGCTCGTGCCGGGGCCGCCGCCAGCCATCCTCGCGCAGCGCGTGGCGACGGCGTTTGCGCTCGGCGGCGTACACGGCATCGAACCGGTCGTCGGTGGCCTGCTCAACCGGATGTGGAAGCTCGACACCGACACGGGCTCGTTCGCGGTGAAGCAGCTCGTGGACCGGCCGTGGGTTGCCGACTGGTCCGCACGTCAGGCGCGCTGCTTCGACTTCGAGCTGGCGGCGCATGCCGCAGGTATCCCGATGCCACCGCCAGTCGCGAATCCGGCGACAGGCGACGCCATGGCGTGGCTGGCTGCGATTGGCGAGCCGCCGCTCCCCGTGGTTGTTCACGAATGGCTGCGCGGGGAGCCGCTGCCGCTCGCGGCGGTGAGCGCCAACGTCGCGCACCAGGTTGGCGCCGCACTTGCGCGGATCCACGGGCTGGGCATCGAGGTCATGTCCGCCGAGCGCGCCGCGCTCACGAGCGCACCGATGCCGACACGCGATGAATGGTCCGAGCTCGCCCGTCGCGGCGAGGCATCGGGCGAGAGCTGGGCCGCCGATCTGGCCGACGCGGTCGACGCCCTCGCGGCGATCGGGATACGCGTAGAAGAGCTCTCCGAGGTCCCCGGGCGTGTCGTGATCGGCCATCGAGACGCGAACCAGAAGAACCTCGTGATGGTCGACGGCACGGTGCACCTGGTCGACTGGGAGAATGCGGGAGCCACGACCGTCGAATGGGAGCTCGGTAGCACGGCGATCGACCTCACCGGCGGCAGCCCGAGCGCAGTTCGTGCGTTCTTCGACGGCTACCGCTCCGTCGACCCTGAACCCCTCCCACCGGTCGGCGACCACTGGCTGGTGCCCTGGCTGTCGAGCTACATGCATTTCGCGGCCTTCAACGCGCGGCGATGCCTCGGTGACTACGGCGACAAGCCCACCAATCTCGACATCCCCCGCCGCGTGATGCAGGACGCGCTCGCCGACTTGCCCTATCGGCTCCACCGCGTACCCGAGCTGGTCGGCGCGCTCCGAGCCGCGGTCAGCTGA
- a CDS encoding xanthine dehydrogenase family protein molybdopterin-binding subunit yields MVNTTPMTAGSVPERTAGRFVGQKVLRKEDPRLLTGRGRYVDDVSLKGMLHATFVRSDVARAGITRLDVDAARSAAGVVAVFTAADINDKVAGSMLPSLFQGAEDFMAPIFPLAQDDVRFVGDPIALVIAENRYLAEDAAELVEVDYEQLPAVIDYESAAANTETVHPNRPANIAMMTGGPIAPELQEVFDGAAHTVTETLRQHRYSMVPMECRGVVARFDPFDHQLDVWFSSQNPHEARLAFSRVTGLPENNVRVQIGDVGGGFGLKSFVGREEQTVVLAAYLLKKTVKWIEDRHEHLIASAHARIEKMTVTMAVDDDGHFLGAYVDHLDDSGAYPIGGGSAGMLSCPLLTGPYRVPQLGFKTTQVWTNTCGKAAYRGPWMMETVAREEMVDVVARAVGMDPVELRRRNVLHRSELPYTSAGGQFIDNVSPEETLEQCVTEIGYDDFRAEQARAKADGRLLGIGFALYVEPQTRFGPYGNEPAHLRIAPDGHVDVYIASGAHGQGLETTTAQLTAEFLGVHLDDVTVHQGDTEATPYGPGTGGSRSGPMIGAAVHGAAILLSEKAFAIAGHLLEAAPEDLQMEESVITVVGTPAKSVTLTQVARSAHMNPGDLPDDIDPVLEVMYRYKAPDGVWSNACHACTCEVDPETGTVALLRYVVSEDCGVMINPNIVEGQIAGGVAQGIGGVLYEHNVYDDDGNPLASTFLDYLIPTAAEIPDVECHHIETAATTPGGFKGVGEGGAIGAPPAVFNAVADALAQAGATVTDQPLDPSRVLAALRAARR; encoded by the coding sequence ATGGTGAACACGACTCCCATGACGGCCGGCTCCGTGCCCGAACGGACAGCCGGCCGTTTCGTGGGCCAGAAGGTGCTCCGGAAGGAAGACCCCCGGCTGCTCACCGGCCGCGGCCGGTACGTCGACGACGTGTCGCTCAAGGGGATGCTGCACGCGACGTTCGTGCGCAGCGACGTGGCCCGCGCCGGCATCACGCGCCTCGATGTCGACGCGGCGCGGAGCGCGGCCGGCGTCGTCGCGGTGTTCACCGCCGCCGACATCAACGACAAGGTCGCGGGATCGATGCTCCCGAGCCTCTTCCAGGGGGCCGAAGACTTCATGGCTCCGATCTTCCCTCTCGCGCAGGACGACGTCCGCTTCGTCGGCGACCCGATCGCGCTGGTCATCGCCGAGAACCGGTACCTCGCCGAGGACGCGGCCGAGCTCGTGGAGGTCGACTACGAGCAGCTTCCCGCCGTCATCGACTACGAGTCAGCCGCGGCCAACACCGAGACGGTCCACCCGAACCGGCCGGCCAACATCGCCATGATGACGGGCGGCCCGATCGCGCCCGAGCTCCAGGAGGTGTTCGACGGCGCCGCGCACACCGTCACCGAGACGTTGCGCCAGCACCGCTACAGCATGGTGCCGATGGAGTGTCGCGGCGTCGTAGCTCGCTTCGACCCGTTCGACCACCAACTCGACGTCTGGTTCTCGAGCCAGAACCCGCACGAAGCCCGGCTCGCGTTCAGCCGCGTCACCGGGCTCCCCGAGAACAACGTGCGCGTGCAGATCGGCGACGTCGGTGGGGGCTTCGGGCTCAAGTCGTTCGTGGGTCGCGAGGAGCAGACGGTGGTCCTCGCCGCGTACCTGCTCAAGAAGACCGTCAAATGGATCGAGGATCGCCACGAGCACCTCATCGCGTCCGCGCACGCGCGGATCGAGAAGATGACGGTCACGATGGCGGTCGACGACGACGGGCACTTCCTCGGTGCGTACGTCGATCACCTCGACGACTCCGGCGCGTACCCGATCGGCGGTGGGAGCGCGGGCATGCTGTCGTGCCCACTGCTCACGGGTCCGTACCGCGTTCCGCAGCTCGGCTTCAAGACCACGCAGGTGTGGACCAACACGTGCGGCAAGGCCGCGTACCGCGGGCCGTGGATGATGGAAACCGTCGCGCGCGAAGAGATGGTCGACGTCGTGGCGCGTGCAGTCGGGATGGACCCCGTCGAGCTGCGCCGTCGTAACGTGCTCCACCGATCCGAGCTTCCGTACACCTCGGCCGGTGGCCAGTTCATCGACAACGTGTCCCCCGAAGAGACGCTCGAGCAGTGCGTCACGGAGATCGGCTACGACGACTTCCGCGCGGAGCAAGCGAGGGCGAAGGCCGACGGACGCCTGCTGGGCATCGGGTTCGCGCTCTACGTCGAGCCGCAGACTCGGTTCGGCCCGTACGGCAACGAGCCCGCGCATCTGCGCATCGCGCCCGACGGCCACGTCGACGTGTACATCGCGTCGGGCGCGCACGGCCAGGGTCTCGAAACCACCACCGCACAGCTCACCGCGGAGTTCCTCGGCGTGCATCTCGACGACGTCACCGTCCATCAAGGCGACACCGAAGCCACGCCGTATGGGCCAGGTACGGGCGGGAGCCGCAGCGGCCCGATGATCGGCGCCGCGGTCCACGGCGCCGCGATCTTGCTTTCGGAGAAGGCCTTCGCGATCGCCGGGCACCTCCTCGAGGCCGCCCCGGAGGACCTCCAGATGGAGGAGAGCGTGATCACGGTGGTGGGCACACCGGCGAAGTCGGTCACGCTCACGCAGGTCGCACGATCTGCGCACATGAACCCGGGAGACCTCCCCGACGACATCGACCCGGTGCTCGAGGTGATGTACCGCTACAAGGCACCCGACGGCGTGTGGTCGAACGCCTGCCACGCGTGCACCTGCGAGGTGGATCCCGAGACCGGGACCGTCGCGCTCCTGCGCTACGTGGTGAGCGAGGACTGCGGCGTGATGATCAATCCGAACATCGTCGAGGGCCAGATCGCGGGCGGTGTCGCGCAGGGGATCGGCGGCGTGCTCTACGAGCACAACGTCTACGACGACGACGGGAATCCGCTGGCATCGACCTTCCTCGACTACCTCATCCCCACCGCAGCCGAGATTCCCGACGTCGAGTGCCACCACATCGAGACCGCGGCCACCACGCCGGGCGGCTTCAAGGGCGTTGGCGAGGGCGGCGCGATCGGCGCGCCACCGGCGGTGTTCAACGCGGTGGCCGACGCGCTCGCGCAGGCGGGCGCGACGGTCACCGACCAGCCCCTCGATCCGTCCCGTGTCCTGGCGGCGCTCCGGGCGGCCCGCCGGTAA
- a CDS encoding ester cyclase: MADPTAQAKHILELFNKADWDAMSDALPSDTTYKEHGTQRSIEGAGDIVEAMRGWKTAMPDVAGTVQSTIATGNQVALEVVWEGNHTGPLVTADGEIPASGKHQKTPGVWVFDFDGDTLTESRNYFDMLTFLQQIGAA; encoded by the coding sequence ATGGCAGATCCGACCGCGCAGGCAAAGCACATCCTCGAGCTCTTCAACAAGGCCGACTGGGACGCGATGAGTGACGCGCTGCCGAGCGACACGACATACAAAGAGCACGGCACGCAGCGATCGATCGAGGGAGCTGGCGACATCGTCGAGGCGATGCGGGGCTGGAAGACGGCCATGCCCGACGTCGCGGGTACGGTGCAGAGCACGATCGCTACGGGCAACCAGGTCGCACTCGAGGTCGTATGGGAGGGCAACCACACCGGTCCCCTGGTTACCGCCGACGGGGAGATCCCGGCCTCGGGTAAGCACCAGAAGACGCCGGGCGTGTGGGTCTTCGACTTCGATGGGGACACCCTCACCGAGAGCCGGAACTACTTCGACATGCTCACGTTCCTCCAGCAGATCGGCGCCGCGTAG
- a CDS encoding AAA family ATPase — translation MRRIIVVGAPGSGKTTTATEIARRLELPRIELDALHWGPDWTPVDNDTLRGRFRAAAAGDEWVIDGNYFSLGSADIVWPRADTIVFLDLPRRTVVRRVFTRTIRRATLRTELWSGNRESIRNSFFAHDSILRFVWNEYPKYPDRYRTLQRDPEWSHLGWITLHSPCGVRAWLESLG, via the coding sequence TTGCGCCGGATCATTGTCGTCGGAGCTCCCGGTTCCGGCAAGACCACCACGGCCACCGAGATCGCTCGCCGGCTCGAGTTGCCGCGAATCGAGCTCGACGCGTTGCACTGGGGACCCGACTGGACGCCGGTCGACAACGACACGCTCCGCGGGCGCTTCCGCGCCGCAGCCGCCGGTGACGAGTGGGTCATCGACGGGAACTACTTCTCGTTGGGGTCGGCCGACATCGTGTGGCCGCGCGCCGACACCATCGTGTTCCTCGACCTCCCGAGGCGCACCGTCGTGCGGCGCGTGTTCACACGGACGATTCGGCGGGCGACCCTGCGCACAGAGCTGTGGTCAGGAAACCGCGAGTCGATCCGGAACTCGTTCTTTGCACACGACTCGATCCTGCGGTTCGTCTGGAACGAGTACCCGAAATACCCCGACCGGTACCGCACCCTCCAGCGCGACCCGGAATGGTCACACCTCGGGTGGATCACGCTGCACTCACCGTGTGGAGTGCGTGCGTGGCTCGAATCTCTCGGCTGA
- a CDS encoding metalloregulator ArsR/SmtB family transcription factor, translating to MLQQSAPLDRMFQALADPSRRAMVERLSRGPAAVSELARPFAMSLTAVVQHLQVLEGSGLIRSEKIGRVRTCTIEPGALRTAADWITERRTSWERRFDRLGDVLAEHPDPPDQPHPRSRP from the coding sequence ATGCTTCAGCAAAGCGCCCCCCTCGATCGCATGTTCCAGGCGCTCGCGGACCCCAGCCGCCGGGCCATGGTGGAACGGCTGAGCCGCGGCCCCGCCGCGGTCAGCGAGCTGGCCCGGCCGTTCGCGATGTCACTGACAGCCGTCGTCCAGCACCTCCAGGTGCTCGAGGGGAGCGGGCTGATCCGGTCCGAGAAGATCGGACGAGTCCGCACGTGCACCATCGAGCCGGGCGCGCTGCGCACCGCCGCGGACTGGATCACGGAGCGCCGCACGAGCTGGGAGCGTCGCTTCGACCGCCTCGGCGACGTCCTCGCCGAGCACCCCGATCCGCCCGACCAACCACACCCAAGGAGCAGGCCATGA
- a CDS encoding TIGR03620 family F420-dependent LLM class oxidoreductase has translation MDLHGTGVWSGGLRYGDRAAALDAAAELEGLGYSALWVPGGAGGGVLGDCGALLDATERVTVATGILNLWMHDPADVATGHAALTAAHPGRFLLGVGVSHSALVDRDQAGRYRKPMAVTKSYLDALDAADPPVPIAERALAALGPKMLKLARDRTRGAHPYLANPDHTRMAREVLGDGPLLMPEQPVVLETDPSAARDLARAHFTIYLTLPNYVNNLKRIGFTDDDVSDGGSDRLVDGVVAWGDEAAIARRVQDHFDAGADHVCVQVATPRGIQNLPLDQWRALAPALVS, from the coding sequence ATGGATCTGCACGGCACGGGCGTGTGGAGTGGCGGGCTCCGTTACGGCGATCGCGCGGCGGCGCTCGACGCGGCCGCGGAGCTCGAAGGTCTCGGGTACTCCGCGCTGTGGGTACCCGGCGGCGCCGGAGGTGGCGTCCTCGGCGATTGCGGCGCGCTGCTCGACGCCACCGAACGTGTCACGGTCGCGACCGGGATCCTCAACCTCTGGATGCACGATCCCGCCGACGTCGCGACGGGCCACGCGGCGTTGACTGCGGCACACCCGGGACGGTTCCTCCTCGGTGTGGGCGTGAGCCACTCCGCGCTCGTCGACCGCGACCAAGCCGGTCGATACCGGAAACCGATGGCGGTCACGAAGTCGTACCTCGACGCGCTCGACGCGGCCGACCCGCCCGTACCGATCGCGGAACGTGCACTCGCGGCGCTCGGGCCGAAGATGCTGAAGCTCGCGCGTGACCGGACGCGCGGCGCGCACCCGTACCTGGCTAACCCCGATCACACGCGGATGGCCCGCGAGGTCCTCGGTGACGGGCCGCTCTTGATGCCCGAGCAGCCCGTCGTACTCGAGACCGACCCCTCGGCCGCACGCGACCTCGCACGCGCGCACTTCACGATCTACCTGACACTGCCGAACTACGTGAACAACCTGAAGCGGATCGGCTTCACCGACGACGACGTGAGCGACGGTGGGAGCGACCGGCTCGTCGACGGCGTGGTGGCGTGGGGTGACGAGGCCGCGATCGCGCGGCGCGTGCAGGACCACTTCGACGCCGGCGCCGACCACGTGTGCGTGCAGGTCGCGACGCCACGCGGTATCCAGAACCTCCCGCTCGACCAGTGGCGCGCGCTCGCGCCCGCGCTCGTCAGCTGA